A region of Candidatus Polarisedimenticolia bacterium DNA encodes the following proteins:
- the tpiA gene encoding triose-phosphate isomerase has protein sequence MRVPFVIGNWKMSTTHVEAKELAVQIVERVGALHGVDVVLAPPFTSLSAVGPVLRGRGIGLGAQDLHWEDRGAFTGAISHRMLEALECTHVLVGHSERRKHFGETDHTVNRKIQAALRGGLRPVLCVGEEEQERTGGRLRAVIRRQVSQGLEEIDSGAAERLTIAYEPVWAIGTGRSATPEDAAEAHEVIRRQLERIFGPERSRTVRILYGGSVTGENAAGFAARAEVDGVLVGGASLDAQSFAAIVHAGWETRPITG, from the coding sequence ATGCGAGTCCCCTTCGTCATCGGCAACTGGAAGATGTCCACCACGCACGTCGAGGCGAAAGAGCTGGCCGTCCAGATCGTCGAGCGCGTCGGCGCGCTGCACGGCGTCGACGTCGTCCTGGCGCCCCCTTTCACTTCCCTTTCGGCGGTGGGGCCGGTCCTCCGGGGCCGCGGCATCGGGCTGGGGGCTCAGGACCTCCATTGGGAGGATCGGGGGGCCTTCACCGGAGCGATCTCCCACCGGATGCTGGAAGCCCTCGAATGCACTCACGTCCTCGTGGGGCATTCGGAGCGCCGCAAGCACTTCGGGGAGACCGACCACACGGTGAACCGGAAGATCCAGGCCGCCTTGCGCGGCGGGCTCCGGCCCGTCCTGTGCGTCGGCGAGGAGGAGCAGGAGCGCACCGGCGGCCGGCTGCGCGCCGTGATTCGCCGGCAGGTAAGCCAGGGACTGGAGGAGATCGACTCCGGGGCCGCCGAGCGGCTCACGATCGCCTACGAGCCGGTCTGGGCGATCGGCACGGGACGGTCCGCCACGCCGGAGGACGCCGCGGAAGCCCACGAGGTGATCCGCCGCCAGCTCGAGCGGATCTTCGGGCCGGAGCGCTCCCGGACGGTCCGGATCCTGTACGGAGGAAGCGTCACCGGAGAAAATGCCGCGGGATTCGCGGCGCGCGCCGAAGTGGACGGCGTCCTGGTCGGCGGGGCCTCGCTCGATGCGCAGAGCTTTGCCGCCATCGTCCACGCCGGCTGGGAGACGCGGCCGATCACGGGATAG
- a CDS encoding glyceraldehyde 3-phosphate dehydrogenase NAD-binding domain-containing protein, which produces MPARVGINGLGRIGRCLVRLACERPDLDVVAVNDVASPQTLAHLLRHDSTGGAWRLPVEAGDGWLSIQGKRIPCTASRHPAEVPWREAGAEVVVEATGLFRDRRGAAGHLAAGAQRVIISAPSPDADFTAVVGVNHYDYDPKLHRVLSNASCTTNCIAPILMLIEKDPGIEAASLSTIHCYTNDQPLMDAPHRDLRRARAAGLSMIPTTTSAELALGKIFPNLAGKITCLAVRVPTAQVSAVDLAILLARDADLKAVRETFRAAARGPLASLFGYAEEELVSIDYRGDSRSAVVDGPLLAMPSSRLLRVFAWYDNEVGYTHRLADLILHLSRVAGEER; this is translated from the coding sequence TTGCCAGCTCGTGTCGGGATCAACGGCCTGGGACGAATCGGCCGCTGTCTGGTCCGCCTCGCCTGCGAGCGCCCCGATCTCGACGTCGTGGCGGTCAACGACGTGGCGAGTCCCCAAACCCTGGCCCACCTCCTGCGGCACGACTCGACGGGGGGAGCCTGGAGATTGCCGGTCGAGGCGGGCGACGGCTGGCTGAGCATCCAGGGAAAGCGCATCCCGTGCACTGCGAGCCGCCATCCGGCCGAAGTCCCCTGGAGGGAGGCGGGAGCCGAGGTGGTGGTGGAAGCGACGGGACTCTTTCGCGACCGCCGGGGGGCTGCCGGCCACCTCGCCGCGGGGGCGCAGCGCGTGATCATCTCGGCCCCGTCGCCTGATGCCGATTTCACCGCGGTCGTCGGGGTGAATCACTATGACTACGATCCCAAGCTCCACCGAGTCCTGAGCAACGCCTCCTGCACCACGAATTGCATCGCCCCGATCCTGATGCTGATCGAGAAAGATCCGGGCATCGAGGCCGCCTCCCTCTCCACCATCCACTGCTATACCAACGACCAGCCGCTCATGGATGCGCCGCATCGCGACTTGCGGCGGGCGCGGGCCGCCGGCTTGTCGATGATCCCCACGACGACCAGCGCGGAGCTGGCGCTCGGAAAGATCTTCCCGAATCTGGCGGGCAAGATCACCTGCCTCGCGGTGCGCGTTCCGACGGCCCAGGTGTCGGCCGTCGACCTGGCGATTCTCCTGGCGCGCGACGCCGACCTGAAGGCGGTGCGCGAGACCTTCCGAGCCGCCGCGCGGGGGCCTCTCGCGAGCCTTTTTGGATACGCCGAGGAGGAGTTGGTTTCCATCGACTACCGGGGCGATTCGCGCTCCGCCGTCGTGGACGGCCCCCTTCTCGCCATGCCCTCGTCCCGCCTGCTGCGGGTCTTCGCCTGGTACGACAACGAGGTGGGGTACACACATCGCCTGGCGGACTTGATCCTTCATCTCTCCCGGGTGGCAGGAGAGGAGCGATGA
- a CDS encoding phosphoglycerate kinase, with amino-acid sequence MTGPTRKKASVRDLDLRGKRVFVRVDFNVPLEAGRVSDDTRIRASLPTIRLVLEKGGRPILASHLGRPKGKPQPEFSLAPVTEALRPLLGTPVTFSPECVGEAAGRHASALAEGETLLLENLRFHPGEEKNDEGFARQLAALAGAYVNDAFGSAHRAHASVAALCGLLRPAAAGLLMEKEIDFLGRLLGSTPRPYVALLGGAKVSDKIALVRNLMPKVDTFLIGGAMAYTFLASRGIATGDSRVETESVAVASAILEEAKKAGAPIRLPIDHRVADSLESPGAAQTTEGEAIPSGKVGLDIGPRTVEVFRGELASARTVLWNGPVGLFERPPFDAGSRELAAAIVASGALSVAGGGDTAAALARFGLAERFSHVSTGGGASLEFLSGLELPGVAALTDRS; translated from the coding sequence ATGACCGGCCCTACCCGGAAAAAGGCTTCGGTGCGCGATCTCGACCTGCGAGGGAAGAGAGTCTTCGTGCGCGTCGATTTCAACGTCCCGCTGGAGGCGGGAAGAGTCTCCGACGACACGCGCATCCGGGCGTCGCTGCCGACGATCCGTCTGGTCCTGGAGAAGGGCGGCCGGCCGATCCTGGCGTCCCACCTCGGAAGGCCGAAAGGAAAACCGCAGCCCGAGTTCTCGCTCGCCCCCGTCACCGAAGCTCTCCGGCCCCTTCTGGGAACTCCGGTGACCTTCTCCCCGGAGTGCGTGGGGGAAGCGGCCGGCCGTCACGCCTCGGCCCTGGCCGAGGGGGAGACGCTTCTCCTGGAGAATCTGAGATTCCATCCGGGCGAGGAGAAGAACGACGAGGGCTTCGCCCGGCAGCTCGCCGCGCTCGCCGGCGCCTACGTCAACGACGCCTTCGGCAGCGCCCACCGGGCCCACGCCTCCGTCGCCGCTCTTTGCGGGCTGCTCAGGCCGGCGGCTGCCGGCCTGCTGATGGAGAAGGAGATCGATTTTCTGGGACGCCTCCTCGGCTCGACCCCGCGGCCCTACGTCGCCCTCCTGGGCGGGGCGAAGGTCTCCGACAAGATCGCCCTGGTCAGGAACCTCATGCCCAAGGTCGACACCTTTCTGATCGGCGGGGCAATGGCCTATACCTTCCTCGCTTCCCGCGGGATCGCGACCGGAGACTCCCGCGTGGAGACGGAGAGTGTCGCCGTGGCGAGCGCGATTCTGGAAGAAGCGAAGAAGGCGGGGGCGCCGATCCGTCTCCCGATCGACCATCGCGTAGCCGACTCGCTGGAGTCGCCCGGAGCGGCGCAGACCACCGAGGGGGAGGCTATCCCCTCCGGAAAGGTCGGCCTCGACATCGGTCCCCGCACCGTTGAGGTCTTCCGGGGAGAGCTTGCGTCGGCCCGCACCGTCCTGTGGAACGGCCCGGTGGGACTGTTTGAGCGGCCGCCCTTCGATGCCGGCTCCCGGGAATTGGCCGCGGCGATCGTCGCCTCCGGCGCCTTGAGCGTGGCCGGGGGGGGCGACACAGCGGCGGCGCTCGCCCGCTTCGGCCTGGCCGAGCGATTCAGCCACGTCTCCACCGGCGGGGGGGCGTCGCTCGAGTTTCTTTCCGGGCTCGAGCTCCCGGGCGTGGCGGCACTGACCGATCGGAGCTGA
- the secG gene encoding preprotein translocase subunit SecG: MMIALIALHIIVCLILIIVVLLQSGKGADLAGAFGGGGSQTALGSRGAATVLSKATTIAAVLFMFTSLALAIMSSRRTSAVLQSAPPGGQSAPLKPPATTPPAGGQAPATPPSGAAPGTSQPAPGQPAPQQPPTGQPTK; this comes from the coding sequence ATGATGATTGCGCTGATAGCCCTCCATATTATCGTCTGTCTGATCCTCATCATCGTTGTTCTTCTCCAGTCGGGAAAGGGAGCGGATCTGGCGGGTGCTTTCGGCGGCGGCGGGAGCCAGACGGCTCTCGGAAGCCGGGGGGCCGCCACCGTCCTCTCCAAGGCGACGACCATCGCCGCGGTTCTCTTCATGTTCACTTCGCTGGCCCTGGCCATCATGTCCTCGCGCCGGACTTCCGCGGTGCTGCAGAGCGCGCCTCCGGGGGGGCAGTCCGCTCCTTTGAAGCCTCCCGCGACGACACCGCCGGCCGGCGGACAGGCCCCCGCGACGCCTCCCTCGGGCGCCGCTCCCGGGACCTCCCAGCCCGCTCCCGGGCAGCCGGCCCCGCAGCAGCCGCCGACGGGTCAGCCGACGAAGTAG
- a CDS encoding DUF192 domain-containing protein, which yields MVHWRFRGLHRTPPAFWRAGMIAGLAMAAACGLDSPSAGPEPSSSTEPVATFPDGHAVRLEIARTPEEHARGYMFRQKVGRREGMLFLFDQEDFHSFWMKNCLVSLDLIWLSGDLQVVYFESDVPPCRHDPCPGYAPMRKARYVLEVRGGTAGKAGLRVGDFIQVKGVDLGTLVPSGGPASVQNPNRLRRWFKES from the coding sequence GTGGTCCATTGGCGATTCCGGGGCTTGCACCGAACCCCGCCGGCATTCTGGCGCGCCGGAATGATCGCCGGCCTGGCGATGGCTGCAGCCTGCGGGCTCGATTCTCCCTCGGCCGGCCCGGAGCCGTCCTCGTCCACCGAACCGGTGGCGACCTTTCCCGATGGGCACGCCGTTCGGCTCGAAATCGCCCGCACCCCCGAGGAGCACGCCCGCGGGTACATGTTCCGGCAGAAGGTGGGCCGGCGGGAGGGGATGCTGTTCCTGTTCGATCAGGAGGATTTTCATTCTTTCTGGATGAAGAACTGCCTCGTCTCCCTCGATCTCATCTGGCTTTCCGGCGATCTTCAGGTCGTCTATTTCGAGAGCGACGTTCCACCCTGCCGCCACGATCCTTGTCCCGGCTATGCTCCGATGCGCAAGGCTCGGTACGTTCTCGAGGTCCGGGGAGGGACGGCGGGAAAGGCCGGCCTTCGAGTCGGAGATTTCATCCAGGTCAAAGGGGTCGATTTGGGTACTTTGGTACCATCGGGAGGGCCTGCAAGTGTTCAGAACCCCAACAGGCTGCGGCGATGGTTCAAAGAATCTTGA